The following DNA comes from Ruegeria sp. YS9.
TATGAGAGTCAACAGTCAAAAGTTTGCAACAGATCCTTCACCAACAGGCCGTTCGAAATGTCCTCCAACATAGCCTGCAGCTTACCGAGACGAAAACCCCTGCCAAGCCTGATTCTCTCTCTTGTTTGCGGTCCTATTGTCTATGAGACGCATTATTTCTTAATATTGCGCATTACATATCGTTACCCAATTTTTTGGAATTAAACCCGATAAGTACCCCTTATCAAATATGATTGATTTTGCAGGAAAATGCGCGCAAAATAGCCCCCATGAAGCCTCCTGCGCCCTATCTCCCTGCCGCCTCCCCTGCCCTGTCTGTCGAAGACCAGGACGCGCTCACCGATCTCTATGTGCGCGGCACGCCGGCCAACACGCTGCGCGCTTATGAGCGCGATCTGCTCTACATTACGGCCTGGAAGGCAGCACGGTTCGGAGTGCCGTTGGACTGGCCCGAGAGCGAGGCCACAGCGCTGGCCTTCATTCTCGATCACGCCCGCGATCTGGGAGATGCCGCGCCCGAGGATGTCGCGCGTCAGAGTGCCGAGATGTTGATCGCGCAAGGGCTACGCAAGTCCCTCGCCTGCCCGGCCCCTTCTACGCTGGACCGGCGCATCGCCTCCTGGCTTGCCTTTCATCGAATGAAGAACCTGACCAGCCCTTTCGGTGCGCCGCAGGTGAAGCAGGCCCGTGCCAAGGCGCGCCGCGCCGCCGCCCGGCCCCCTGCCCCAAAATCGCAGCAACCGATTACCCGCGATGTGCTCGAGCAGTTGCTGTCCACTTGTCGGGGGTCCCGGCGGGATTGCCGCGACCGCGCCATCTTGATGCTGGGTTGGGCTTCGGGTGGTAGACGGCGCTCGGAGATCACCGGGTTGATGTTTGAAGACGTCTCGCTGAAGGAGTTCAACGAGAAAAGCCTGGTTTGGATTTCACTGCTGGAGACCAAGACGACAACCAAAGGTGAAACGCCGCGGCTGGTGTTGAAAGGCCGCGCAGCCCAAGCGCTGGCCCATTGGATCGAGGTGGGTGAGATTCAGGACGGCCCCTTGTTCCGGCCTGTTTCAAAAGCCGATCGGGTGTTAACCCGCCGCCTCAGCCCGGATGCCATCGCGCAGATCGTCAAGCGTCGGGTGAAACTGGCGGGCCTGCCGGA
Coding sequences within:
- a CDS encoding tyrosine-type recombinase/integrase, coding for MKPPAPYLPAASPALSVEDQDALTDLYVRGTPANTLRAYERDLLYITAWKAARFGVPLDWPESEATALAFILDHARDLGDAAPEDVARQSAEMLIAQGLRKSLACPAPSTLDRRIASWLAFHRMKNLTSPFGAPQVKQARAKARRAAARPPAPKSQQPITRDVLEQLLSTCRGSRRDCRDRAILMLGWASGGRRRSEITGLMFEDVSLKEFNEKSLVWISLLETKTTTKGETPRLVLKGRAAQALAHWIEVGEIQDGPLFRPVSKADRVLTRRLSPDAIAQIVKRRVKLAGLPDGFASPHGLRSGFLTQAALDGAPIQAAMRLSLHRSMAQAQKYYDDVDIADNPATDLLG